From the genome of Atribacterota bacterium, one region includes:
- a CDS encoding lactate utilization protein translates to MFLKKDIEKDIYRKRSKIAVEALKKNEFDAFYVDNSEEALTRITALIPDNATIGIGGSVTIREIGLAEILQKKDCVIFADWNDPLSKAEKMKIRKATLNSDIYLTSSNAITLKGQLVNIDGTGNRVAAMIFGPKKIIIVAGVNKIVDNLDEAFARIRNIAGPLNGKRLNLNTPCALTGRCTDCQNPQRMCKVSVVMEKKPNLSDITVIIIGESLGF, encoded by the coding sequence ATGTTTTTAAAAAAGGATATAGAAAAAGATATTTACCGAAAACGAAGTAAAATAGCAGTTGAAGCTTTAAAAAAAAATGAGTTTGATGCTTTCTATGTAGATAATTCAGAAGAGGCTTTAACCAGAATAACGGCACTAATTCCTGATAATGCTACCATAGGTATTGGTGGCTCAGTAACAATTAGAGAAATAGGATTAGCTGAAATTTTACAAAAGAAGGATTGTGTTATATTTGCTGATTGGAATGATCCATTATCAAAAGCGGAAAAGATGAAAATAAGGAAAGCCACTCTTAACAGCGATATTTACCTTACCAGCAGTAATGCTATTACCCTCAAAGGACAATTAGTAAATATTGATGGAACAGGGAATAGAGTAGCGGCTATGATTTTTGGTCCAAAAAAGATAATTATTGTAGCCGGTGTCAATAAAATTGTGGATAATTTAGATGAAGCTTTTGCCAGGATAAGAAATATTGCTGGACCTCTGAATGGAAAAAGATTAAATCTGAATACTCCCTGTGCTTTAACAGGAAGATGTACTGATTGCCAGAATCCTCAAAGAATGTGTAAGGTTTCTGTAGTTATGGAAAAGAAACCAAACTTATCAGATATTACTGTAATTATTATTGGAGAAAGCTTAGGATTTTAA